The DNA region GGAATTGCACGCGCTTCCTGCCTTTGTGCTGGTGGCACCCAAGGGCATGAGTATCCTTACGGTAACGGATTCCATGTCGCCCCAGGAACTGCAGTATATGCTTTACCAGTTTTTAGAGAAAGAAAAGGAGTGGATGTCTCGATGAGTGAAGAATTCCTCTTTTATGTTCAGATCGTGTTTTGGGTTTCCCTGCTGTTGGTACTTCACTGTTACCTGCTGTTCACGGTGACGCTTCCCTTTGTCAGTGAATTGTTCAAACGCCGCAGGGAGGTGAACAAGGATTTTGAAGAACTGCCTACGGTTTCAATCCTGATTTCCGCTTATAACGAAGAAGCGGTTATTGAACGTAAGATTCACAACATCCTTGAAATCGACTATCCCAAGGATAAACTGGAAGTGCTGATTGGCGACGATGGTTCTGCTGACCGTACGGCGGAAATTGTGGCGCGCTATGCAGACCAGGGCATCACCTTGGTGAAGGCTCCCAAGAACGCGGGCAAGGCTGCCATGCTGAATCGCCTGAATGGTATCGCCAAGAATGAAATTCTTTTGCTGTGCGACGCCAACACCATGTTCTTCCCCAACGTTGTTCGCAAGCTGGTGCAGCCCTTTGTTGACGAAAAGATGGGTTGCGTCTGTGGCCACTTGATTCTTTCTGACAAGAGTGGAAGTGTCCTTGGTCGTGGAGAAAGTTCCTACTGGGATCTTGAATCTGAAATCAAGAAGTTCGAGGGTGCCCTGGATCGCCTTGTGGGTGGCAATGGTGCTCTCTATGCGATTCGTCGCAAGCTTTATACGGAGCTTCCGGTCAAGAAAAGCGTCATGGATGACTTCTTCATTGCAACGAAGGTTCTGCAGAAGGGCTATCACTGCACCTTTGTTGATAGTGCCATCGGAACGGAACAGACATCCAAGGAATCTAGCGGTGAGTTCCGTCGCAAGGTCCGCATTGGTCGAGCAAATTTCAACTTCCTGTTCTCCTATCTGCCGTTATTGAACCCTCTTCGTCCCTTGACCGCCTACTTGTTTTTTTCCCACAAGATTTTGCGTTGGTTCTCTCCTCATATTTTGATCTTGCTTTATGTTGCCAGTGCTCTTCTTTTGACCTCCGGTTTGGTGTACCAGGTTTTCTTTGGACTGATGACGCTAGGACTGCTGGTTGCCTTGACTAGAGTTGTTCCCAGCGCCTACTACTTCCTGTTGATGAATTATGCCATGCTGAAGGGTTTCTTCCTGGCCTTTACTCCCGAAAAGAGTGGCGGTTGGGCTCGAGAGGCTCGTGGTGATGATGAGGCCTAGGCAGGAGGATTTTATAATGAAGCGACTGGTTGCTACTCTGATTTTTGTTGTTGCCGCTGTGGCCGGACTGTCGGTTCCTGCCCGCGCCTTTACCATGGATGTCCAGGGCGGTGTGGTGAATCATGTGGGGCACTTGACGAATTTCAACTTGAACGTCTACGGGCATTACTGGTTCCCCATAGACCAGATGCTTTTTGTCGGTGTCGGTTCCGGTTATCAGGAAATCGATAACGTGGGGCTTATTCCGGTAAGTGCCAGCGCCTGGATTCGCTTGCCTATCGGTAGCCAGACCTTGCCTGTCGCGACGGGCGACTGGGGTTATCTCTTTGGCGAAGACAATCAAATGTTCTGGCGAGTGGGCGGTGGCTTTGACATCAAGAACGGGGACTACTCTTCCATCATGCTGATGGGCGGTTACCAGTTCTTGGATCATGATGGTCGCGGTTACGTGTACCTACAGGCTGGTATCCTGGTTGAAATCTAGCTGTTGAAATTAGATGAACAACGGTGGCTTTGCCACAAAATGAAAATTTGCTGCAAAATGAAAAAGCGCGGATGCATTCCGCGCTTTTCTGTATTTATTCATTGCCTTAGCGGTTACTGAAGGCTCGCTACTCATAGCGTAGCGGGCTCATAGCTATTAGCCCTTGGCCAGCAGGTTCATCAGTTCGCTGTCCAGACGGTCGGCGTTGTTGTACTGGGCAAGAGAGTTATGGAGGGATTCGCCCTTGGAGACGATACCGAAGTCCAGGTTCTTGTAGTTCCAGTAGCTGTAGCCAACGTCTGCGTCACGGAGGATTTCCATGAAGTCGCGCATCCATGCCATCTGGTATTGACGGGGCACCTGAACGTACACGCCGAATTCGTTACATGCAACGGGCAGGTCGTACTTGGCGCGGAAATCCAGAGCGTTCTGGATGCTTGCCTGGAGGCGGGCCTTGTCCCACTTGCCGAATTCCACATCGAGACGGGTAGTGGCACCAGCTTCGGGGGCGGCGTAGTCGCCGGGCCAGGGGCGTTCGATCTTGAAGAAGGGATCGTTAATCCATGCGGCACCCTGATGAGTGAAGGTCACCGGAGTGTAAGTATGGAAACTGTAGATGGCGTTATCGTCATCCATCGGAGTAAGGGACTCGAACTCACGGGCACTGTTCCACTTGTTGCTACCCACCACGATGGTGTTCTTGGGTGCGTGCTTGCGGATAGTCCAGAAAATTTCGTCTTTTACTTTGTCCCAAATCTTGGAGTCGCTGCAGGAGGGTTCGTTCAACAGTTCCATCATCACGCGGGATTCGCCACTGTAGCGTTCGGCCATGTAGGCCCACACCTTGTTGGTGTCCTTGCGGGCTTCGGCGCTGGTAAAGAAAGCCTGTTCCTCGGAGCATCCCAGATGGAAGTCGTGGCCCGGGCATTTGTGCAAGTCCAGAATCACATCCAGGTCTGCAGCCTGGATTTCCTTCAATGCCTTGTCCAGGAGAGCGAAGACTTCTTCGTTAGGTTTAAGTTCCTTGCCGTCGAACACGTTGAAGTAGTCCACCGGCAGGCGAACGTGGTTGAACCCAGCCTCGCGGATGCGCTTGAAATCGCTTGCGTCAAGGAAGGTCTTGATGTGAGCGATGATCCCGGGGAAACCTACGGGATCTTTTTCCTGGATGCAGTCTACCTGACTGAACCAGCCACCCAAATTCACTCCGCGTAGTCTTTCTTTAATCATCTTGTCATCCCATTTGATTTGGGGAGCGGAATTGCCCCCGTGTTATAGACTTATTCGTTTACGATCTTAAGGTCTTCGTCGGCGATGTTCAAGCCCATGATGACTTCCATGTCGTCGGGCAGACCGTCAAAATCAACAACCAAGCCAACTTTCTTATCGTCGTCCTTCTGCTTTTCGAACAGCACGACGTCGTAAATCTTCATTTGCACCACAGCTTCCTGGGTAACAGGAATTTCGAGAGTCATTCCCTTGCTGATGGGGCCTTCTACAATCTTGCCTTTAAATACCAGAGTTTTCTGGTCTTCACCTAGAGAGGTTTTCTTTACGTGAAATACAGCCATTATTCCTTAGCCATTATTTTTTGTTTTTCGTTTCAATTATCCTCTGCAGCCACAATTTGGCCACGAAGAAAAGTTAACTTTTTTACATGACTTTACGAGTTGGTCGAATCCCTTTTTTGGTCTGTGCGCCCTTTTTTCATGATTTTTTGGGCCGCGAATCCGAGTATCCCGATGTGGAGTTCGTCGATGGTCCGCCTAGCGTCCATTGCGTAGGCTTAAAAGACGGATCAATCCATCTTTCTCCGGCATCTTCCATCGCCTTTGCGCAAAAGCCCGGCTCCATGGTTTTGTCGCCGGATATCTGCACGTCCTGTTCCTTTGAGGTGAGGTCGGTGAAGCTTTTTTCCCGTTTGCCCATAGAGGAGTTGGGGGGCCGCCTTATTCGAATGACTGCCCAGAGCATGACTTCGGTGAACTTATTGAAGATTCTGCTGGAGCAACGTTACAGGGTTACGGCGGTTTATGAGGATGGCGCCTACAGGGAAGGCGACGACGCATGCCTCCTGATAGGTGACCAGGCTCTCGAAGAAAATGAACGTCACCGCTTTCCCTACAGTTACGATCTTGGCAGTCTTTGGCAGGAATGGCAGAAGGTTCCCTTTGTGTTTGGCGCCTGGCTTGTTTCCAAGAAGGCCCTGGATCCAGAATTGAAACCGATTCTTGATCGCTATCTGCAGGACACCAAGGCCA from Fibrobacter sp. includes:
- a CDS encoding glycosyltransferase family 2 protein, whose amino-acid sequence is MSEEFLFYVQIVFWVSLLLVLHCYLLFTVTLPFVSELFKRRREVNKDFEELPTVSILISAYNEEAVIERKIHNILEIDYPKDKLEVLIGDDGSADRTAEIVARYADQGITLVKAPKNAGKAAMLNRLNGIAKNEILLLCDANTMFFPNVVRKLVQPFVDEKMGCVCGHLILSDKSGSVLGRGESSYWDLESEIKKFEGALDRLVGGNGALYAIRRKLYTELPVKKSVMDDFFIATKVLQKGYHCTFVDSAIGTEQTSKESSGEFRRKVRIGRANFNFLFSYLPLLNPLRPLTAYLFFSHKILRWFSPHILILLYVASALLLTSGLVYQVFFGLMTLGLLVALTRVVPSAYYFLLMNYAMLKGFFLAFTPEKSGGWAREARGDDEA
- a CDS encoding glycoside hydrolase family 5 protein, translating into MIKERLRGVNLGGWFSQVDCIQEKDPVGFPGIIAHIKTFLDASDFKRIREAGFNHVRLPVDYFNVFDGKELKPNEEVFALLDKALKEIQAADLDVILDLHKCPGHDFHLGCSEEQAFFTSAEARKDTNKVWAYMAERYSGESRVMMELLNEPSCSDSKIWDKVKDEIFWTIRKHAPKNTIVVGSNKWNSAREFESLTPMDDDNAIYSFHTYTPVTFTHQGAAWINDPFFKIERPWPGDYAAPEAGATTRLDVEFGKWDKARLQASIQNALDFRAKYDLPVACNEFGVYVQVPRQYQMAWMRDFMEILRDADVGYSYWNYKNLDFGIVSKGESLHNSLAQYNNADRLDSELMNLLAKG
- a CDS encoding menaquinone biosynthesis protein, coding for MGRESEYPDVEFVDGPPSVHCVGLKDGSIHLSPASSIAFAQKPGSMVLSPDICTSCSFEVRSVKLFSRLPIEELGGRLIRMTAQSMTSVNLLKILLEQRYRVTAVYEDGAYREGDDACLLIGDQALEENERHRFPYSYDLGSLWQEWQKVPFVFGAWLVSKKALDPELKPILDRYLQDTKASVEKFRANPSAALDKWLARYPVNLPRAVVDDYYSALDYRFTDERKKSLELFYKCASVQGLIAEVPALEFL